ACGCAGAAAGCAGCCAGCGTGTTCACTGACCCCAGCCAAGTCCTGGACTTCATCACGAACACGGACGTCACGTTCCTCGACGTCCGGTTCACTGACCTTCCCGGCGTCCAGCAGCACCTCACGATCCCCGCATCCACGGTCGACGTGAAGTTCTTCACGGAGGGGATCGCCTTCGACGGGTCGTCCATCCGCGGCTTCGCGAGCATCCACGAGTCGGACATGCAGCTCATCCCCGACGTGACGACGGCCTACATCGACCCGTTCCGCATCGAGCGCACCCTCATCATGGTGTTCGACATCTACAACCCCCGCAACGGCGAGATCTACGCCCGCGACCCGCGCCAGGTGGCCAAGAAGGCCGAGAAGTTCCTCGCCGCGTCCGGCATCGCCGACACCGCGTTCTTCGCGCCCGAGGCCGAGTTCTACATCTTCGACGACGTCCGCTACGAGGTGAACCAGCACACGAGCTTCTACTCGGTCGACTCCGAGGAGGGCGCCTGGAACTCGGGCCGCGAGGAGGAGGGCGGCAACCTGGGCAACAAGACGCCCTACAAGGGCGGCTACTTCCCCGTCAGCCCGGTCGACAAGCAGGCCGACCTCCGCGACGACATCAGCCTCAAGCTGATCGACGCCGGCCTCATCCTCGAGCGCGCGCACCACGAGGTGGGCACGGGCGGCCAGGCCGAGATCAACTACCGCTTCGACACCATGGTGCACGCGGCGGACGAC
The sequence above is a segment of the Clavibacter michiganensis subsp. tessellarius genome. Coding sequences within it:
- the glnA gene encoding type I glutamate--ammonia ligase, with product MFTDPSQVLDFITNTDVTFLDVRFTDLPGVQQHLTIPASTVDVKFFTEGIAFDGSSIRGFASIHESDMQLIPDVTTAYIDPFRIERTLIMVFDIYNPRNGEIYARDPRQVAKKAEKFLAASGIADTAFFAPEAEFYIFDDVRYEVNQHTSFYSVDSEEGAWNSGREEEGGNLGNKTPYKGGYFPVSPVDKQADLRDDISLKLIDAGLILERAHHEVGTGGQAEINYRFDTMVHAADDILKFKYIVKNTAEQWGKTATFMPKPLFGDNGSGMHTHQSLWNDGKPLFYDEAGYGGLSDVARWYIGGILKHAPAILAFTNPTVNSYHRLVPGFEAPVNLVYSAGNRSASIRIPITGTNPKAKRIEFRAPDASSNPYLAFAAQLMAGIDGIKNRIEPHEPVDKDLYELPPEEAKNIPQVPASLGAALEALEADHEFLTAGNVFTPDLIETWIEYKREMEIKPLAQRPHPFEFELYYGV